A genome region from Scyliorhinus canicula chromosome 16, sScyCan1.1, whole genome shotgun sequence includes the following:
- the slc25a33 gene encoding solute carrier family 25 member 33, with protein MAQRETVLHLFAGGCGGTVGAIVTCPLEVIKTRLQSSGLTLRPVYIPQVNLNTINGPGVVRPARVAPGLLQVLKSILEKEGPRSLFRGLGPNLIGVAPSRAIYFAAYSKAKEKCNAIFVPHSNVVNMCSAGFASFITNTLMNPIWLVKTRMQLESRKRGEKATNAFQCAKNVYQTEGFKGFYRGLTASYAGISETVIHFVIYEALKKHLEEWRFAVRENNKSASDFLGLMMAAGFSKTCASCTAYPHEVIRTRLREEGTKYKSFLQTARLVAMEEGYSAFYRGLQAQLIRQIPNTAIMMTTYELIIHVLG; from the exons GTGTGGAGGAACAGTGGGGGCAATTGTCACTTGTCCATTGGAAGTGATTAAGACTAGACTCCAGTCCTCCGGCTTAACACTTCGTCCAGTCTACATTCCACAGGTCAACCTTAATACGATCAATGGACCGGGTGTGGTTCGACCAGCACGTGTAGCACCTGGACTTCTCCAGGTTCTAAA ATCTATTTTAGAAAAGGAGGGACCACGGTCACTTTTCAGGGGACTGGGACCTAACTTGATTGGTGTTGCTCCATCCAG GGCGATCTACTTTGCTGCATACTCCAAAGCCAAGGAGAAATGTAATGCAATTTTTGTACCACACTCTAATGTTGTCAACATGTGTTCTGCTGGTTTTGCAA GCTTTATTACAAATACATTGATGAACCCTATTTGGTTGGTCAAAACAAGGATGCAGTTGGAAAGCAG gaaacgaggtgagaaGGCAACAAATGCTTTTCAGTGTGCAAAGAATGTTTACCAAACTGAAGGATTCAAAGGCTTTTACAGAGGTTTAACTGCCTCGTATGCTGGCATCTCCGAGACTGTGATTCATTTTGTTATTTATGAAGCCTTGAAGAAACATTTAGAGGAGTGGAGGTTTGCTGTAAGGGAAAACAACAAGAGTGCATCAGACTTTCTAGGATTGATGATGGCTGCTGGCTTTTCAAAGACTTGTGCCTCTTGTACCGCATACCCTCACG AGGTAATAAGGACACGATTAAGGGAGGAAGGCACAAAGTACAAGTCATTTTTGCAAACAGCACGCCTAGTGGCAATGGAGGAAGGTTATAGTGCTTTCTACAGAGGACTACAAGCACAGCTAATTCGCCAGATTCCAAACACTGCTATAATGATGACTACATATGAACTGATTATTCATGTTTTGggatag